Proteins from a single region of Festucalex cinctus isolate MCC-2025b chromosome 19, RoL_Fcin_1.0, whole genome shotgun sequence:
- the LOC144007131 gene encoding uncharacterized protein LOC144007131 isoform X2: MAAFFEQYFGSSKWNDGLQCQVCLNKCKIFAEFKRHIFSKAHHKKMRQVFQTEFFSVTGKLPHIIIMDRNIQLTIQKNILGLQLLTVCFTRGLGDVMYLCHACEQVVLDREIIKHLTSSSHERSYSSLADRNMIHPRHRRKKVSTVGALKILNLPSRLMSMCESLNYVQVMLTLSAYEKLPPLIGDLKLNAVRSKGDQEETKNSDLVLNASQMLYKLRCQNCNIQLDTPAQYFQHVQNEKHKMMMETISEPDHVNSLSDAGEMRACDHNADMGERPVLQQDIFDQLDKLSVPGASMIVFCHSSAAMSEAVCVCCACQDAFPRSLLIEHLNSHRHLLQTLLYLNPWRLPFGWKQVPGVELLQAALDAEEKDRGWSQVVIKVMDLPSSVLNGISPPSYQKVPPCRTFSQLHENNTYPLLGRNFMASHDSHDPASNTTYESLLCLLCAKRLSNEEGYAHAFSWQHVTTFLERFHPGSLTPNCGTKLLLDLATQAARIHSVSYIQKIKLDRPVKEPCSYSEVKLILSTAKRRGSQCSLIPIVLPQAALVPKEAVTSQTQERSSHSLTSANEEGERKRPRDAQDEEMGSKKQRSSTEMAPHEEKPKIKCENFEQMIESTSKPSSILCTTSINLSSVVAPTTSYTTKLRTVTTTTSCSTTKSCSVTATATTAKSTAPSASSYLAKRLTAPTVCNTKSSHVSAMAPSATASTRKSTAPAGSCTTTSSGVSASTTNSTRPTISHGAAVSTVTAPSSPTKPTATTAVHNATTFCITPATTTVVNGAATPSTKISLRAPQATSKPTEMTAIRGAAATKPTAPNTVHSATTSTFTATTASCAVSTSEFIASNSSPKPSFTKPPLWPTASDVGTEREAVQRPHRESKKKLESALKTWPQSHGEAAEMTAVGSRKSEAKKAGNLYDAEPRASKSHPCAARQAISTAKLSQRKVKTSKVGLSFIVVVNSDGRKQSYCTLCHIRLERSSHLTEDIHFYNYVKWRFSELSDEVLMGIDREKFVSSMAQVENCLGVRQTRNIDVTTEEYNGLSNLPRAQALQRLEAHFLASSNTLVHLRQQNSPTTLQGFSSPENEFDTESLVSTIADQTTELESTVHSIHGFKCGKEISEGQDFDLSFKGADENLECFEPTTSMSLSPEPQTDDPGLKDAEKHLEEPSPSDLSGPALKSGDPGLKVMVENLSDFSEPSLVSLDREPQHVEKNLEGSDGSSPPHLGPGQHTLSLLGQDLPSPACVNVERQSLVVKCKDERHPSVKKCVSQVTILSGNPSNLSTFLWVRGLSGQPVIGLASVYECRGVSGNSFYLCESCSKKLTVSDICQHMQNVDHQLAYMLKAFPHVMDSFWYDEDRKEEMKRDILNGYVIELAEREHCRKLDAKVVFLSQELYEHVWNAPFREALDMLQRACQPAVAQQTARSTSENLSQRDKNLCVADCVPSTFPKTQYLTLQKNHPISLIKVEPSIPSPISRTLSVIQVKDEEMRRPYENLDSVTKIPSPVFQGESKPIFSDSKSQEQAAVVLHDTGTAKAICETQPRFQAKADLRPPESGSDATAGPISEESPSFHVKPQLNPPESESFQPAGYVSEEQPSLQVNPEMMSQVYAIAKTASPTLGEEPGCQMTNEGTMVQCSSPLTTPSMLKAHICQVDNDLDPSSEPAPTSHVRDETLLMDNRSPVSSGCISKAQASSQMQDDSTRLEHSAAIPPASKMASCFQVKEPTSSEGYAPLTTGRSIRQDEYLPTRKRASLESLDELISICASQTQVCDPRPVKCRRESLAIKLAKSANVNPQTIPADPGEGDKGAPVSENRNSGSDICSPEADDCVPASKVCHTIPVQYITPIVKSNRRKDFKSCQMSPSTTAVIQHVPSYCVSSSSRQESLIVTDRSTNTVFPRDPDCSDATDVKPLVKNIAPNASHDNMVTQGNANPCTTQMQIPVITNVVESTWDALSGATAGPSEARPSSTGSSGPGRQIPRVSNRFSRYSPILPAVGSNTVPSSLPPASENVGQSYPLQFYLPRAANQVPFGGYPTVAGWLNLQAPCLLQQPPYQETLLPRAANGTNDATYYVPIPAAYYGGAITLLPVNSQRNGSSSHPCC, from the exons ATGGCCGCCTTTTTTGAACAATATTTTGGTTCAAGCAAATGGAACGACGGTCTACAATGTCAA GTGTGCCTCaacaaatgcaaaatatttgcAGAGTTCAAGCGTCACATATTTTCGAAAGCGCATCACAAG AAAATGAGACAAGTATTTCAGACAG AGTTCTTCTCAGTTACCG GCAAGCTGCCCCACATCATTATTATGGACAGAAACATCCAACTCACCATACAGAAGAACATTTTAG GATTGCAACTGCTGACGGTCTGTTTTACGAGGGGACTAGGGGACGTCATGTATCTGTGCCATGCCTGTGAGCAAGTTGTGCTGGACCGCGAGATAATCAAGCATCTCACCTCTAGTTCCCATGAACGCAGCTACTCC AGCTTGGCAGATCGAAATATGATCCATCCAAGGCATCGACGAAAGAAAGTCAGCACGGTTGGAGCACTTAAG ATATTAAATTTGCCTAGCAGGCTTATGTCCATGTGTGAATCCTTAAACTACGTCCAAG TGATGCTTACGCTCAGTGCGTATGAAAAGCTTCCCCCGCTGATTGGAG ATCTTAAGCTTAATGCAGTGAGGAGTAAAGGGGATCAAGAAGAGACCAAAAACAGCGATCTGGTTCTGA ATGCGTCTCAGATGTTATACAAATTACGTTGTCAG AACTGCAATATCCAGTTGGACACACCAGCGCAATATTTCCAGCACGTGCAAAACGAGAAACACAAAATG ATGATGGAGACCATCTCCGAGCCCGATCATGTAAACTCGTTGTCTGACGCGGGAGAAATGAGAGCTTGCGACCACAATGCGGACATGGGTGAAA GACCCGTGCTCCAGCAGGATATATTCGATCAACTGGATAAGCTCTCAGTGCCAG GTGCGTCCATGATAGTGTTCTGTCACAGCTCGGCGGCCATGTCGGAGGCCGTTTGTGTCTGTTGCGCTTGCCAGGACGCTTTTCCAAGGTCGTTGCTGATTGAACACTTGAACTCCCATCGGCACCTCCTGCAAACGCTG TTGTATCTGAATCCCTGGCGACTGCCGTTTGGTTGGAAACAAGTCCCCGGAGTGGAATTATTGCAGGCAGCGTTGGATGCGGAGGAGAAGGATAGAGGGTGGAGTCAGGTGGTTATTAAG GTGATGGATTTACCCAGCTCGGTGTTAAATGGCATTAGTCCACCAAGCTACCAGAAAG TACCGCCGTGCCGAACCTTCAGCCAACTCCACGAAAACAACACTTACCCACTTTTGG GGCGCAATTTTATGGCATCACATGATTCCCACGACCCAGCCAGCAACACCACGTATGAATCGTTGCTGTgtctgctgtgtgcaaagcggcTGTCGAACGAGGAGGGCTACGCCCACGCGTTCAGCTGGCAACATGTCACCACATTTCTT GAGCGATTTCATCCTGGCTCGCTGACCCCCAATTGTGGTACGAAGCTTTTACTGGACCTGGCAACCCAGGCTGCACGTATTCACAGCGTATCGTATATACAG AAAATAAAGTTGGATAGGCCCGTTAAGGAACCTTGCAGCTACAGCGAAG TGAAATTAATCCTGAGTACAGCAAAGAGGAGAGGCAGCCAATGTTCGCTTATCCCCATCGTCTTACCTCAAGCAGCGTTGG tccccAAAGAAGCTGTGACATCACAAACACAAGAAAGGAGTAGCCATTCTTTGACGTCCGCAAATGAGGAAGGTGAGCGAAAGAGGCCGAGGGACGCTCAGGATGAGGAGATGGGCAGTAAAAAACAAAGGAGCTCCACAGAGATGGCACCACATGAAGAAAAGCCCAAGATAAAATGTGAGAATTTTGAGCAAATGATTGAAAGCACCTCCAAACCCAGCAGCATCCTCTGCACAACAAGCATTAACCTTAGCTCTGTGGTTGCACCTACCACAAGTTATACGACAAAGCTCAGGACGGTGACGACTACTACCTCCTGCAGTACCACAAAATCCTGTAGCGTTACAGCAACTGCAACCACGGCAAAGTCCACAGCACCCTCTGCCAGTAGTTATCTAGCCAAGAGATTGACAGCACCTACTGTGTGTAATACCAAATCCAGTCACGTTTCAGCAATGGCCCCCAGTGCAACTGCAAGCACCAGAAAGTCCACCGCACCTGCTGGCAGTTGTACTACAACATCTTCAGGAGTTTCAGCAAGCACCACAAATTCCACAAGACCGACCATCAGCCATGGTGCTGCAGTCTCCACAGTTACTGCACCTTCGTCTCCCACCAAGCCAACGGCAACTACTGCCGTCCACAATGCGACAACCTTTTGCATCACACCTGCAACCACTACCGTCGTCAATGGTGCAGCCACCCCCAGTACTAAAATATCGTTACGTGCACCCCAAGCCACCTCCAAGCCCACGGAAATGACCGCCATCCGTGGTGCAGCCGCCACCAAACCCACAGCACCGAATACAGTTCACAGTGCAACCACCTCTACATTTACTGCGACTACGGCTAGTTGTGCAGTCTCGACCTCCGAGTTTATAGCATCAAATTCCAGCCCTAAACCTTCATTCACTAAGCCACCATTGTGGCCCACTGCATCAGATGTTGGAACTGAAAGAGAAGCTGTCCAACGCCCTCATAgggaatcaaaaaaaaaactagagagTGCGTTAAAAACATGGCCCCAGTCTCACGGTGAAGCAGCAGAGATGACGGCGGTTGGATCTCGGAAATCTGAAGCCAAGAAAGCGGGCAACCTTTATGATGCAGAACCACGGGCTTCGAAGAGCCACCCTTGTGCTGCCAGACAGGCAATCTCAACAGCCAAACTATCACAAAGAAAAGTTAAGACGTCGAAAGTTG GCCTAAGCTTTATAGTTGTAGTCAACAGCGATGGAAGGAAGCAGTCCTACTGCACTCTGTGCCACATCAGATTGGAACGCTCCAGTCACCTTACAGAAGACATTCACTTTTACAACTATGTA AAATGGAGATTCTCGGAGTTGAGTGATGAGGTCTTGATGGGCATCGACCGGGAGAAGTTTGTATCCAGCATGGCCCAGGTAGAGAACTGTTTAGGAGTTCGGCAAACCCGG AATATAGACGTGACCACCGAGGAGTACAATGGCCTATCTAATCTTCCAAGGGCCCAAG CTTTACAGAGATTGGAGGCTCACTTCCTGGCCTCGTCCAACACTTTGGTGCATTTAAGACAGCAGAATTCCCCCACCACCTTGCAAGGATTTTCAAGCCCGGAAAATG AATTTGATACAGAATCCCTTGTGAGCACTATTGCTGATCAAACCACTGAGCTGGAGTCCACTGTGCATAGTATCCATGGATTCAAATGTGGCAAAGAAATTTCTGAGGGGCAGGACTTTGATCTCAGTTTCAAGGGAGCAGATGAGAATCTGGAATGCTTTGAGCCCACAACTTCAATGTCACTAAGCCCAGAACCACAGACTGATGATCCAGGTTTAAAGGATGCTGAGAAGCATCTGGAAGAGCCTTCGCCATCAGACTTGTCGGGACCAGCCCTTAAGAGTGGTGATCCAGGTTTAAAGGTCATGGTGGAGAATCTGTCTGATTTCAGCGAGCCCTCACTAGTGTCGTTGGACCGTGAGCCTCAGCATGTCGAGAAGAATCTGGAAGGCTCCGATGGGTCTTCGCCTCCACATTTGGGACCAGGCCAACACACTTTGTCGTTGTTAGGACAAGACCTCCCTTCTCCTGCGTGTGTCAATGTAGAACGACAGAGTCTGGTTGTAAAATGCAAGGATGAAAGACATCCCAGTGTGAAAAAATGCGTTTCTCAGGTTACCATTCTTTCAG GAAATCCAAGTAACTTGAGCACGTTTTTGTGGGTGAGGGGACTGTCCGGCCAGCCAGTCATAG GTCTCGCATCTGTGTACGAGTGTCGTGGCGTGTCTGGAAATTCGTTCTACTTGTGCGAGAGCTGCAGCAAGAAACTCACCGTCAGTGACATCTGCCAGCACATGCAGAATGTAGATCATCAGCTTGCATACATG CTGAAAGCGTTTCCTCATGTTATggattcattttggtatgatgaGGACCGAAAAGAGGAAATGAAACGGGATATCCTCAATGGTTATGTGATTGAACTCGCAGAGCGGGAGCATTGCCGAAAGTTGGATGCAAAG GTTGTATTCCTCTCTCAAGAGTTGTACGAGCATGTTTGGAACGCGCCGTTCAGAGAAG CGCTCGACATGCTGCAGCGTGCCTGTCAGCCTGCCGTCGCGCAACAAACTG CAAGGTCGACATCTGAGAACCTGAGTCAACGTGACAAGAATTTGTGTGTGGCTGATTGTGTTCCTTCCACCTTTCCAAAAACTCAGTACCTCACACTACAAAAGAACCACCCAATCTCTCTTATTAAAGTAGAACCGTCAATTCCTAGTCCCATCTCCAGGACGTTATCTGTCATCCAAGTAAAAGATGAGGAGATGCGCAGGCCTTACGAAAACTTGGACTCTGTCACCAAAATCCCCAGTCCCGTTTTTCAAGGCGAGAGTAAACCGATTTTCTCAGACTCCAAATCTCAGGAGCAGGCTGCAGTTGTGCTCCATGACACTGGAACTGCAAAAGCTATTTGTGAGACGCAGCCTAGATTTCAAGCAAAGGCTGACTTGAGGCCACCAGAGTCCGGATCTGATGCAACTGCTGGTCCCATTTCTGAGGAATCGCCTAGTTTTCATGTGAAGCCTCAACTGAATCCTCCAGAGTCTGAATCTTTTCAACCTGCTGGTTACGTTTCTGAGGAACAGCCTAGTTTGCAAGTGAACCCTGAAATGATGTCACAAGTCTATGCAATTGCTAAAACTGCAAGTCCAACCCTTGGCGAGGAGCCTGGTTGTCAAATGACCAATGAAGGGACGATGGTGCAGTGTAGCTCTCCTCTAACTACTCCGTCTATGTTGAAAGCGCATATTTGTCAGGTGGATAATGACCTTGATCCAAGCTCAGAACCGGCGCCCACTTCTCACGTCAGGGATGAGACTTTGCTCATGGACAACAGATCGCCTGTCAGTTCTGGTTGCATTTCCAAAGCACAAGCAAGTTCTCAAATGCAAGATGACTCGACTCGCTTAGAGCACAGTGCAGCTATTCCTCCAGCCAGCAAGATGGCATCTTGTTTTCAGGTCAAAGAACCGACAAGCTCCGAAGGGTATGCTCCTCTAACTACGGGACGATCAATTCGTCAAGATGAATACCTTCCCACCAGGAAACGAGCGTCCCTCGAGTCTCTAGACGAGCTCATCAGTATTTGCGCCAGTCAGACGCAAGTCTGTGATCCTCGGCCGGTCAAATGCAGACGCgagtcattggcaatcaagttaGCAAAGTCTGCTAATGTTAACCCTCAAACGATCCCAGCGGATCCGGGTGAAGGTGACAAAGGTGCCCCTGTGTCCGAAAATAGAAACTCCGGATCTGATATATGCTCACCCGAGGCAGATGACTGTGTCCCAGCATCAAAAGTGTGTCACACGATACCTGTGCAGTACATCACTCCAATTGTGAAGAGCAACCGTCGCAAGGATTTTAAAAGTTGCCAAATGAGTCCATCAACGACAGCAGTGATCCAGCATGTCCCGTCATATTGCGTATCAAGCAGCTCACGACAGGAGTCATTGATTGTGACCGATAGGTCAACCAACACCGTTTTCCCCCGTGACCCTGATTGCTCAGACGCCACTGATGTCAAACCACTGGTGAAGAATATTGCTCCAAATGCCAGTCATGATAATATGGTGACTCAAGGCAATGCAAATCCTTGTACAACGCAAATGCAAATACCGGTTATAACAAACGTGGTGGAGAGCACTTGGGATGCTCTGAGTGGTGCAACAGCAGGTCCCAGCGAGGCTCGACCATCAAGTACTGGTTCTTCGGGACCTGGTCGACAAATCCCTCGCGTCTCAAACAGGTTTTCCAGGTATTCTCCAATCTTGCCAGCTGTGGGTAGTAACACGGTACCAAGTAGTTTACCTCCTGCAAGTGAAAATGTAGGCCAGTCTTACCCTTTACAGTTTTACCTCCCGCGGGCAGCAAACCAAGTGCCATTTGGTGGCTATCCAACTGTGGCGGGATGGCTGAACCTGCAAGCGCCGTGTCTACTACAGCAGCCGCCGTACCAAGAGACATTGCTTCCAAGAGCTGCAAATGGGACCAATGACGCTACCTACTATGTTCCAATTCCTGCAGCCTACTATGGTGGTGCCATTACACTATTACCCGTCAACAGCCAAAGAAACGGCAGCTCATCCCACCCCTGTTGTTGA